From the Phyllobacterium sp. T1293 genome, the window ACCAGCTGCTGTTCCGCCAGACATTCGAACCCAACCTCTCCGTAGACCGGGTCGATGAGCTGCTGAGCCATCTGATGCGCGGCGGCGAAGCCAAGCGTATCCGCATCGAAGAAATCCAGCGCATTGTTGCGCGCCATTATAACGTGTCCAAGCAGGACCTTCTGTCCAACCGGCGTACACGCACCATCGTGAAGCCGCGCCAGATCGCCATGTATCTTGCCAAGATGCTTACACCCCGTTCGCTGCCGGAAATCGGCCGACGCTTTGGCGGCCGTGATCACACCACGGTTCTGCATGCGGTGCGCAAGATCGAGGATATTGTCGGCAAGGACCAGAAACTGTCGCAGGAACTTGAACTGCTCAAGCGCCTGATCAACGATCAGGCCCAGTAAGGCCGACGCCACTTATCAACAGAAAGCCTGTGGTATGGTACGCTGATACCAGCCACAGGCTTGCTTTTTACGGTGACTTTCTGCCAATTTGCTTGACCTTGGGGGAACTTCGCCCTCTCGCCAGAAAAAGCGCCGCAGGCCCGTAATGGCTTTGGGTCGAAAAAGACAGTGAGACCGGTTTATCATGCGTGTAACTCTTGAACGTTCCAATCTTCTGAAGTCGCTCAACCATGTCCATCGCGTGGTGGAACGGCGCAACACCATTCCGATTCTTTCGAACGTTCTTTTACAGGCCGAGGGTGCAAGTCTTGCCCTCAAAGCGACCGACCTTGATCTTGAAGTAACCGAAGCCACGGCTGCCCAGATTGAACAATCGGGCGCGACCACAGTACCGGCACATCTGCTCTATGACATCGTGCGCAAGCTGCCCGATGGCGCGGAAGTCATGCTGGCGACCAACACCGATGGCAATTCGATGACTGTGACCTCCGGCCGGTCGAATTTCCGCCTGCAGTGCCTGCCGCAATCGGATTTTCCCGAGCTAACAGCGGGCTCCTTCACTCACACATTCCGCATTACCTCGACAGCGCTGAAAAGCCTGATTGAGCGGACCCAGTTCGCCATCTCGACCGAAGAAACCCGCTATTATCTCAATGGCATCTATTTCCATGCCATCGAAAGCGAAGGTTCGCTGAAACTGCGTGCTGTCGCCACGGACGGACATCGTCTGGCGCGCGCGGAACTCGAAGCGCCGTCAGGTGCCGAAGGCATGCCCGGCATCATCATTCCGCGCAAGACAGTTGCCGAATTGCAGAAGCTTGTCGATGATCCGGATGTCGCTGTCACGATCGAATTGTCGGACACCAAGATCCGCTTCACCATTGGCTCGGTGGTTCTCACCTCCAAGCTGATTGACGGCACATTCCCTGACTATCAGCGCGTCATTCCATCCGGCAATGACAAGAAGCTGACCATCGACCGCCAGAGCTTTGCCTCTGCCGTTGACCGCGTGTCGACGATCTCAAGCGAGCGTGGCCGCGCCGTCAAACTGACCATTGCCGACGGCCAGCTGACATTGACCGTGAACAACCCGGATTCCGGCAGCGCAACGGACGAGCTTGCCGCTGATTATGATTCCGATCCCATCGAGATTGGCTTCAACGCAAAATATCTCCTTGATATCACAGCCCAGCTTTCCGGCTCCGAGGCGATCTTCATGCTCGCTGATGCGGGCTCGCCAACATTGGTGCGCGATACGGGCGATGCAAATGCGCTCTACGTGCTCATGCCAATGCGGGTTTAACGCTGGCTGACGGACGTTTCTGACGCTGGAGTTCCTAGCCTCCTCCGTGGTGTGGAGGGTGAGATGGGGTTCGTGGTTCGTGGTTCGTGGTTCGACAAGCTCACCATGAGGGAGAGTGTGGATGCAACGCTAATCGCAAAGATTGCAGCACAAAGATTGCAGATCACCACCATTGCAGAACTTGGCTCCCCTTCATCACCTCTCTCCCTCATGGTGAGCTTGTCGAACCACGAACCACGCATCCTGCATCACCAACCACACTTTGAACCCTGACAAACACCACAGCGATCGGATGGGAGAATGAATAATGCAATGTCATATGATTTCTTTCATCAACGCGACAGTTCACTGATGCGGACGCTTTCCTTTCTCAGTGGCAGCGCTTGAGCATGATAAGCGATGATCCCACAGCGGGTGCAGGTAAACCGGCCCGTGTTTCCATCAGCCGGTTGAAGCTCGCGCAATTTCGCAATTATGAAAACCTGTCGCTGCGGCTTGGACCGTCGCATGTGGTGCTGACGGGGGAAAACGGCTCGGGCAAGACCAATCTGCTCGAGGCGATTTCGTTCCTCTCGCCGGGCCGCGGGTTGCGCCGCGCGACCTATACGGATGTTACCCGTAATGATGCGCCTGATGGTTTTGCCATCCACGCGGCCATCGAAACCGAAGAGGGCTCGGTTGATGTCGGCACGGGACTGGCGGGCAATGCGCCGGGAGATACGGCACGGCGTGTGCGCATCAATGGTGTGACTGCAACGAGCGCCGATGACCTTTTGGAGTATTCCCGCATTCTCTGGCTGGTGCCGTCCATGGATGGGCTCTTCACCGGTCCCGCTGGTGATCGCAGGCGTTTTCTCGACCGTATGGTGCTTGCTATTGATCCAGCGCATGGCCGCCGCGTGGCTGACTATGAGAAAGCCATGCGCAGCCGTAACCGCCTCTTGACGGAAGAGCGCGGTAATAGCGCCTGGCTTGATGCCATCGAGACGCCTATGGCCGAGCTTGGCATTGCCATTGCCGCAGCCCGCGCCGAGCTTATGCGCCTGATCAACGGCATGATCGAGCGGCTGCCGGATGACAGCCCCTTCCCCAAGGCTGATTGCATCCTCAACGGCGAGTTGGAAGCGCGCATCGGCATCGAATCGGCAACCGATGTAGAAGAAACCTTTCGCCGCGCACTGCATGATGGGCGCAGCCGCGACCGGGCAGCGGGGCGAACGCTGGATGGTCCGCATCGATCCGATCTTCTGGTGCGGCACCGGCCCAAGGGCATGCCCGCTGAACTTTGTTCGACGGGCGAGCAGAAAGCCCTGCTCATTGGCCTTATCCTGTCCCATGCACGCCTGACAGGCGAACTCGCAGGCATGGCGCCCATACTTCTGCTGGACGAGATTGCCGCCCATCTTGACGAAGGCCGCCGGGCAGCACTTTTCGACATCATCGAAGAGCTTGGCGGTCAAGCCTTCATGACCGGCACCGACCGGGCGTTGTTTTCAAGTCTCGCGGGTCGCGCCCAG encodes:
- the dnaN gene encoding DNA polymerase III subunit beta, with product MRVTLERSNLLKSLNHVHRVVERRNTIPILSNVLLQAEGASLALKATDLDLEVTEATAAQIEQSGATTVPAHLLYDIVRKLPDGAEVMLATNTDGNSMTVTSGRSNFRLQCLPQSDFPELTAGSFTHTFRITSTALKSLIERTQFAISTEETRYYLNGIYFHAIESEGSLKLRAVATDGHRLARAELEAPSGAEGMPGIIIPRKTVAELQKLVDDPDVAVTIELSDTKIRFTIGSVVLTSKLIDGTFPDYQRVIPSGNDKKLTIDRQSFASAVDRVSTISSERGRAVKLTIADGQLTLTVNNPDSGSATDELAADYDSDPIEIGFNAKYLLDITAQLSGSEAIFMLADAGSPTLVRDTGDANALYVLMPMRV
- the recF gene encoding DNA replication/repair protein RecF (All proteins in this family for which functions are known are DNA-binding proteins that assist the filamentation of RecA onto DNA for the initiation of recombination or recombinational repair.), yielding MISDDPTAGAGKPARVSISRLKLAQFRNYENLSLRLGPSHVVLTGENGSGKTNLLEAISFLSPGRGLRRATYTDVTRNDAPDGFAIHAAIETEEGSVDVGTGLAGNAPGDTARRVRINGVTATSADDLLEYSRILWLVPSMDGLFTGPAGDRRRFLDRMVLAIDPAHGRRVADYEKAMRSRNRLLTEERGNSAWLDAIETPMAELGIAIAAARAELMRLINGMIERLPDDSPFPKADCILNGELEARIGIESATDVEETFRRALHDGRSRDRAAGRTLDGPHRSDLLVRHRPKGMPAELCSTGEQKALLIGLILSHARLTGELAGMAPILLLDEIAAHLDEGRRAALFDIIEELGGQAFMTGTDRALFSSLAGRAQFFDVAHGEVHAG